One Pirellulales bacterium DNA segment encodes these proteins:
- a CDS encoding PEP-CTERM sorting domain-containing protein (PEP-CTERM proteins occur, often in large numbers, in the proteomes of bacteria that also encode an exosortase, a predicted intramembrane cysteine proteinase. The presence of a PEP-CTERM domain at a protein's C-terminus predicts cleavage within the sorting domain, followed by covalent anchoring to some some component of the (usually Gram-negative) cell surface. Many PEP-CTERM proteins exhibit an unusual sequence composition that includes large numbers of potential glycosylation sites. Expression of one such protein has been shown restore the ability of a bacterium to form floc, a type of biofilm.), with translation MNLKNKFLLGAIATVGTGIFAAPAFSALTYDLRFADGTKVKDAAVGNYTVNLYAIIDQGTGGFADDSITGGLLNIYSSSTGGGAMNAGSGVTARVAPGTGALTTPNLSLATTADASGDLLRSTVPNTAGTGDGILDWGADERYITSGGGATAANPLLSNYFVNGASVAATTRSYNWRFTQPFVPGTAIPGGISQASTVRPNSWEVLIGQFTINVNGVGGTGTTSFTPFSWHRNRASSTAPSAAGGSNYVQDGALGTTLPGGVNVPYADGSFSGVTFNGVIPEPSTIVLCGLAAIASVYGLRRRLTA, from the coding sequence ATGAACTTGAAGAACAAATTTTTGCTTGGCGCGATTGCAACTGTTGGCACTGGCATTTTTGCCGCCCCCGCCTTTTCCGCTTTGACCTACGATCTGCGCTTTGCCGATGGTACCAAGGTTAAAGACGCAGCTGTGGGCAATTACACAGTTAACCTATATGCCATCATCGATCAGGGAACTGGTGGATTTGCCGACGATTCGATCACTGGCGGTCTGCTGAATATCTATAGCAGTTCCACTGGTGGCGGAGCCATGAACGCTGGTAGTGGTGTTACCGCCCGCGTTGCTCCCGGCACCGGCGCTTTGACCACCCCCAACCTCAGCTTGGCCACCACGGCTGACGCGTCAGGCGATCTGCTCCGTTCCACGGTCCCCAACACCGCTGGCACGGGTGACGGCATCCTCGACTGGGGTGCCGACGAACGCTACATCACGTCGGGTGGCGGTGCCACTGCCGCTAATCCCCTGTTGTCCAACTACTTTGTGAATGGCGCTTCAGTTGCCGCTACGACCCGTTCCTACAACTGGCGCTTCACCCAGCCGTTTGTTCCTGGGACAGCGATTCCTGGTGGAATTTCCCAAGCCTCCACCGTTCGTCCCAATTCCTGGGAAGTCCTGATTGGCCAATTTACAATTAATGTAAACGGTGTTGGTGGTACTGGTACGACTTCCTTTACTCCCTTTTCTTGGCACCGTAATCGTGCCAGTTCCACGGCTCCCTCCGCCGCGGGTGGCAGTAACTACGTGCAAGACGGTGCCCTGGGTACGACTTTGCCGGGTGGTGTGAACGTACCTTATGCCGATGGTTCCTTTAGCGGTGTGACATTTAATGGTGTCATTCCCGAACCTTCCACGATTGTCCTGTGCGGCTTGGCCGCCATCGCCAGTGTCTACGGACTCCGTCGCCGCCTGACTGCCTAG
- a CDS encoding PEP-CTERM sorting domain-containing protein (PEP-CTERM proteins occur, often in large numbers, in the proteomes of bacteria that also encode an exosortase, a predicted intramembrane cysteine proteinase. The presence of a PEP-CTERM domain at a protein's C-terminus predicts cleavage within the sorting domain, followed by covalent anchoring to some some component of the (usually Gram-negative) cell surface. Many PEP-CTERM proteins exhibit an unusual sequence composition that includes large numbers of potential glycosylation sites. Expression of one such protein has been shown restore the ability of a bacterium to form floc, a type of biofilm.), translated as MRLRTQLFTGALAAACIGQYCQTGLAVMTYDLRFAPGTVGATADNKTVLNPTTGNYAVELYAIIDRNNDTFNDDTVTGGAVNIYSQNTGLGALAAGTNSGVTAKLAVPTPNFQFVSTADQSGNLQRDENGIAQPNAFEAGVNYVSDGILDWGADERYITNGGGATVASPILSGYHREGSLINASKIYAFRFTQPFQLGQAVIPGVSQPSAARANSWEVLVGRFTIAVNGLNPAAGGNDVTSFVPFSQNRYRATSTSPTTNAGANYSQDGSAPNTNPGGLNVPFGPDSFSGVSFVVPEPSTYLMCGLAAFAGLFGLRRKFA; from the coding sequence ATGCGTTTGCGGACACAACTTTTCACGGGAGCTCTGGCGGCGGCCTGCATCGGCCAGTATTGCCAGACCGGTTTGGCGGTCATGACGTATGACCTGCGCTTTGCCCCGGGAACCGTCGGAGCCACAGCCGACAACAAGACGGTCTTGAATCCCACCACCGGCAATTATGCCGTTGAACTCTATGCCATCATCGACCGTAACAACGACACTTTTAATGACGACACCGTGACCGGCGGCGCTGTGAATATCTACAGCCAAAACACCGGCCTGGGTGCTCTGGCCGCTGGCACCAACAGCGGCGTAACCGCGAAATTGGCTGTCCCCACGCCTAATTTCCAATTTGTGTCCACCGCCGATCAGTCCGGCAATTTGCAACGCGATGAAAATGGTATCGCCCAGCCGAACGCCTTTGAAGCGGGCGTGAACTATGTGAGCGACGGCATTCTGGATTGGGGTGCTGACGAACGTTACATCACCAACGGTGGTGGTGCCACCGTGGCCAGCCCGATCCTGTCCGGTTATCACCGCGAAGGCTCGCTCATTAACGCCTCCAAGATCTATGCTTTCCGCTTTACGCAGCCATTTCAGTTGGGCCAAGCTGTGATCCCCGGTGTTTCTCAGCCATCCGCCGCCCGTGCCAATTCCTGGGAAGTGCTCGTGGGTCGGTTTACGATTGCGGTTAATGGATTAAACCCCGCCGCTGGCGGCAACGATGTGACCTCGTTTGTTCCGTTTTCCCAAAACCGCTACCGCGCGACCAGCACCTCCCCGACGACCAACGCCGGTGCCAACTACAGCCAAGATGGGAGCGCCCCCAACACCAATCCTGGTGGTTTGAATGTGCCGTTTGGACCTGATTCCTTTAGTGGTGTCAGCTTTGTCGTCCCCGAACCTTCCACCTACCTCATGTGCGGGTTGGCCGCATTTGCGGGGTTGTTCGGCCTCCGTCGTAAGTTTGCGTAG